The following proteins are encoded in a genomic region of Paenibacillus sp. FSL R7-0273:
- a CDS encoding heptaprenyl diphosphate synthase component 1: MKPYRIPQLAKPYTDYDMIQRHTELPPFSDGRSHLLYIFLSYGSAGEDRNKELYTLVTGLVQLALDTHESIEHVSDNPASDPMRSRQLKVLAGDYFSSWFYHLLAKNGQIGMVGTLSSAIADFNVLKARLYSKMEEQLLSSEQYLRHSVQLNMRLFLSFTPLIREELAGVWEQLLAEYSLCEMVCSELRRGNDPVSARDGYSYWRIMEGAAEEEKILLQSRELDLKDWKKLKMKYKCDTLLTDRLHQSVQSIQGLLQGIKDEHLISELSTALDCFLLQMKISGQAAVEG, from the coding sequence ATGAAACCGTACCGCATACCGCAATTAGCTAAACCCTACACAGACTACGACATGATTCAGCGGCATACGGAATTGCCGCCGTTTTCAGACGGGCGCAGTCATTTGTTATATATTTTTCTGAGTTACGGGAGTGCGGGTGAAGACCGTAACAAGGAGCTTTATACATTGGTTACAGGACTTGTGCAGCTTGCTCTTGACACGCATGAGAGCATAGAGCATGTGAGTGATAACCCGGCCAGCGACCCGATGCGGTCCCGGCAGCTCAAGGTGCTGGCCGGCGATTACTTCAGCAGCTGGTTCTACCACCTCCTGGCCAAGAACGGCCAGATCGGGATGGTGGGCACGCTCAGCTCGGCCATTGCTGATTTTAATGTGCTGAAGGCGCGGCTATACAGCAAGATGGAGGAGCAGCTGCTCTCCTCGGAACAATACCTGCGGCATTCGGTACAGCTGAACATGCGGCTGTTTCTTTCTTTTACACCGCTTATCCGGGAGGAGCTTGCCGGTGTATGGGAGCAGCTGCTCGCTGAATACAGTCTTTGTGAAATGGTGTGCTCTGAGCTGCGGCGCGGAAATGATCCGGTGTCGGCACGTGACGGGTATAGTTACTGGAGGATAATGGAAGGTGCTGCAGAAGAAGAGAAGATACTGCTGCAGAGCCGTGAGCTGGACCTAAAGGACTGGAAAAAGCTCAAAATGAAATATAAGTGTGACACCCTGCTGACCGACAGGCTTCACCAGTCGGTTCAGTCCATTCAAGGACTGCTACAGGGTATTAAGGACGAGCATCTGATCAGTGAGCTCAGCACTGCTCTGGACTGTTTTCTCCTGCAGATGAAAATTTCCGGACAAGCAGCCGTGGAGGGGTAA
- a CDS encoding UbiA-like polyprenyltransferase, giving the protein MFKKVGVFLQMIKFEHTVFALPFAFMGALLGSVVMFGKLPSWPQIGWIVVAMFGARSAAMGLNRLIDRISDAKNPRTAGRAIPAGLLKVGEVSVFIAISFFLLFWAAFKLNPLSAKLLPVAVFLLVFYSFTKRFTWTCHLILGLTIALAPLGGWVAVTGNVDLTAMIFYFTIVFWTAGFDIIYSCQDVEFDKREGLYSIPVRFGVARALVIAKGLHILTGIGFVSLLFMTDLSWWYVAGMIIAYIILFYEHHIVSPSDLSRLQTAFFTMNGVLSIVVFSFTLIDLVVQFR; this is encoded by the coding sequence ATGTTTAAAAAAGTCGGCGTTTTTCTGCAAATGATTAAGTTTGAACACACTGTTTTTGCTTTACCGTTCGCCTTTATGGGGGCTTTGCTCGGATCGGTCGTCATGTTCGGCAAGCTGCCGTCCTGGCCGCAGATCGGCTGGATCGTCGTTGCCATGTTCGGCGCCCGCAGCGCGGCTATGGGATTGAACCGGCTGATTGACCGGATCAGTGATGCCAAGAATCCCCGGACAGCCGGGAGAGCCATTCCTGCCGGCCTGCTGAAGGTCGGAGAAGTATCGGTCTTTATCGCTATTTCCTTCTTTTTATTATTCTGGGCCGCCTTTAAGCTGAATCCGTTGTCAGCCAAGCTGCTGCCGGTTGCTGTATTTCTGCTTGTGTTCTATTCCTTTACGAAGCGCTTTACCTGGACCTGTCATCTGATCCTCGGACTGACTATTGCGCTTGCTCCGCTGGGCGGCTGGGTAGCGGTAACGGGTAATGTGGACCTGACGGCGATGATTTTTTATTTCACGATCGTTTTCTGGACTGCAGGGTTTGATATCATTTATTCCTGCCAGGATGTCGAGTTTGACAAGCGGGAGGGGCTCTATTCCATTCCGGTACGCTTTGGAGTTGCCCGTGCGCTGGTTATTGCCAAGGGACTTCATATTTTAACCGGGATCGGATTCGTGTCCCTGCTCTTTATGACAGATCTCAGCTGGTGGTATGTAGCAGGGATGATCATTGCCTACATTATTTTGTTTTACGAGCATCATATTGTGTCTCCTAGTGATTTGAGCCGCCTTCAGACCGCTTTCTTTACAATGAATGGTGTGCTTAGTATCGTTGTGTTCTCTTTTACCCTGATTGACCTGGTGGTGCAGTTCAGATGA
- a CDS encoding HU family DNA-binding protein — MNKSDLINVVTEATELPKKDATKAVDAVFEAITNALQSGDKVQLVGFGNFEVRERSARKGRNPQTGEEIDIPSSKVPAFKPGKALKDGIK, encoded by the coding sequence ATGAATAAATCAGATTTGATCAACGTGGTTACAGAAGCAACTGAACTTCCCAAGAAGGATGCTACTAAAGCGGTAGACGCCGTTTTCGAAGCAATCACTAATGCCCTGCAGAGCGGTGACAAGGTTCAGCTGGTTGGCTTCGGAAACTTTGAAGTGCGCGAACGTTCCGCACGTAAAGGCCGCAACCCGCAAACTGGTGAAGAAATCGATATTCCTTCCAGCAAAGTACCTGCTTTCAAACCAGGTAAAGCGCTCAAAGACGGAATCAAATAG
- the mtrB gene encoding trp RNA-binding attenuation protein MtrB: protein MTEKNSGGSPAPSGSEYIVVKAKENGVQVIGLTRGLDTRFHHTEKLDKGEVLIAQFTDHTSAMKIRGKAEIWSKHGQLESES, encoded by the coding sequence ATGACTGAGAAGAATAGCGGCGGGAGCCCGGCACCTTCAGGCAGTGAATACATTGTGGTAAAGGCCAAAGAAAACGGTGTTCAGGTAATCGGCCTCACCCGTGGTCTGGACACACGGTTTCACCATACGGAGAAGCTGGATAAAGGCGAGGTTCTCATTGCCCAGTTTACTGATCATACCTCAGCAATGAAAATCCGCGGTAAAGCAGAAATTTGGAGCAAGCACGGACAACTTGAAAGTGAAAGCTGA
- a CDS encoding demethylmenaquinone methyltransferase has protein sequence MTTEKTSALGDTSVKPKEQFVHSVFESIAGKYDLMNDILSFRRHKAWRKFTMRKMAMKRGDSAVDLCCGTCDWSIALAEASQSGSVVGLDFSAGMLEVGRGKVEAQGLQDRISLIQGNAMDLPFGDNSFDYATIGFGLRNVPDLVQVLNEMKRVVKPGGMVVCLELSKPMKQPFKGIYYFYFQRVLPLLGKLFAKRYEQYKWLPESLALFPDREQLAVIFRETGLTKVESFPLTGGIAALHIGFKENCNV, from the coding sequence ATGACTACAGAGAAAACTTCCGCACTGGGAGATACGAGCGTTAAGCCGAAAGAGCAGTTTGTGCACTCCGTATTTGAGAGCATAGCCGGCAAATACGATTTGATGAACGACATCCTGAGCTTCCGCCGCCATAAAGCCTGGCGCAAGTTCACGATGCGCAAGATGGCGATGAAGCGCGGGGATTCTGCTGTGGATCTTTGCTGCGGAACCTGTGACTGGAGCATCGCCCTGGCTGAAGCGAGCCAGAGCGGCTCTGTTGTAGGACTTGACTTTAGTGCGGGGATGCTTGAAGTCGGACGCGGCAAAGTGGAAGCCCAGGGGCTTCAGGACAGAATCTCCTTGATTCAGGGCAATGCAATGGATTTGCCGTTCGGCGACAATTCCTTTGACTATGCGACTATAGGCTTCGGGCTTCGCAATGTGCCTGATCTCGTTCAAGTGCTGAACGAAATGAAGCGTGTGGTGAAACCAGGGGGGATGGTCGTCTGTCTGGAGCTGTCCAAGCCGATGAAGCAGCCCTTTAAGGGCATTTATTATTTTTATTTCCAGCGGGTGCTTCCGCTTCTCGGCAAGCTGTTTGCCAAGCGGTATGAGCAGTACAAATGGTTACCCGAATCACTGGCCCTCTTTCCGGACAGAGAGCAGCTTGCGGTGATTTTCCGTGAGACCGGACTGACGAAAGTGGAATCCTTCCCCTTGACCGGAGGCATCGCAGCACTACATATTGGGTTCAAGGAGAACTGTAATGTTTAA